The following are encoded together in the uncultured Sphaerochaeta sp. genome:
- a CDS encoding response regulator has translation MIKILIADDERIERELLHKILSDNPFYEVYQAENGRLAVNYAELYDVDIVLMDIEMPALNGIEASKRILQDKPTCRIIFITAYSVFSYACEAVKLGAIDYILKPVDKADVCSAVKRAESQVEAERQLKAVRPEAQCLQGDEGSDKAALMMSKVKKYLEHSYMNFDLSLDSVSSLLNINPSYLSCIFKRCTGVNFLDYITNLRICAAKEYLADPFKSIAEIASMVGYESPSYFSRAFKKNAGITPTEYRRQSGGGIGR, from the coding sequence ATGATTAAGATATTGATTGCTGATGATGAACGTATCGAACGAGAGTTGCTGCATAAGATCCTTTCAGACAATCCTTTCTATGAAGTGTATCAAGCGGAGAATGGTCGTCTGGCCGTGAACTATGCCGAACTCTACGATGTGGATATTGTACTCATGGATATCGAGATGCCCGCTCTTAATGGAATAGAGGCCTCCAAGCGAATACTCCAGGATAAGCCAACTTGCCGTATTATTTTTATAACAGCCTACAGCGTTTTTTCCTATGCATGTGAAGCTGTAAAACTTGGAGCGATTGATTATATACTGAAACCAGTGGACAAGGCTGATGTCTGTAGTGCCGTCAAGCGTGCAGAGAGCCAGGTAGAAGCTGAGCGTCAGCTCAAGGCTGTTCGACCCGAAGCACAATGCTTGCAGGGGGACGAGGGTTCCGACAAGGCTGCTTTGATGATGTCCAAGGTGAAAAAATATCTGGAACATAGTTATATGAATTTTGATCTTTCCCTTGATTCAGTCAGCTCGCTACTGAATATTAATCCATCATATTTGAGTTGTATTTTCAAGCGTTGTACTGGAGTCAACTTTCTCGACTATATTACCAATCTCAGAATCTGTGCTGCAAAGGAGTATCTGGCAGACCCGTTCAAGTCCATCGCAGAGATAGCTTCCATGGTAGGTTATGAGAGTCCTAGCTATTTCAGTCGTGCGTTCAAGAAGAATGCCGGGATCACCCCAACTGAGTACCGGCGGCAGAGTGGGGGAGGTATAGGTAGATGA
- a CDS encoding HAD family hydrolase, with protein sequence MQIPTIAIMYDFDKTLSTKDMQEYTFIPKLGMSAETFWKKADKLAGEQGMDRILAYMKLMLDESRRHEQSIRRSDFVSLGGSLEFFPGVLSWFDEVNKLGSSMGLDIQHFIISSGLREIIEGSAIGDRFKRIYACEYFYDENGVATWPKLSVNYTAKTQFLFRINKGVLDVHEDQALNAYTAEGERSVPFRNMVYIGDGLTDVPCMKLVKQNGGKSIAVYAQGKEAISYRLMKEDRINFFTEADYTTGGELFSLVKTILTQMQAENALTEYQRGMKCLAGI encoded by the coding sequence ATGCAGATACCAACCATTGCCATCATGTATGATTTTGACAAGACCCTGAGTACCAAGGATATGCAGGAGTATACATTCATTCCCAAGCTTGGGATGTCTGCCGAAACATTTTGGAAGAAGGCTGACAAACTTGCTGGAGAACAAGGAATGGACCGGATTCTTGCATATATGAAACTTATGCTTGATGAATCTAGACGTCATGAGCAGTCGATTAGAAGAAGCGATTTTGTTTCACTGGGAGGGAGCCTTGAATTCTTTCCAGGTGTACTCTCGTGGTTTGATGAGGTGAACAAGCTCGGCTCATCGATGGGTTTGGATATACAACACTTCATTATCTCCTCAGGCTTGCGAGAGATCATCGAAGGATCGGCCATTGGGGACCGGTTCAAGCGTATTTATGCATGTGAGTATTTCTACGATGAGAACGGGGTGGCCACCTGGCCTAAGCTATCGGTCAACTATACAGCCAAGACACAGTTCTTGTTTAGGATCAATAAAGGGGTGCTTGATGTGCATGAGGACCAGGCGTTGAATGCCTACACCGCCGAGGGTGAGCGTAGTGTACCTTTCAGGAATATGGTGTATATCGGAGATGGGCTGACCGATGTCCCCTGCATGAAGCTCGTTAAGCAGAATGGTGGAAAAAGCATTGCTGTCTATGCACAGGGTAAGGAAGCGATCAGCTATCGGTTGATGAAGGAGGACCGTATCAACTTCTTCACTGAGGCCGACTACACCACCGGGGGAGAGCTCTTCTCCTTGGTGAAAACCATCCTCACCCAGATGCAGGCAGAAAATGCCCTCACTGAGTATCAGCGAGGGATGAAATGCCTCGCCGGAATCTAA
- a CDS encoding TRAP transporter small permease — protein MPKFFATMDKIKMAYDWTDKVVLIICKVLLVVDILITSYAVAGRMLNKYIPFLKDPSWTEEVVLTCMAYMAVLSAALAIRRGTHIRMKAFDKYLPKRMIKFLDILSDIAVFSLGMVMLYVGWRYATTIGSRGFYVSIPWLSRFWMYFPVPLAGLAMIIFEIEAMYNHLKSFYVKEEEEA, from the coding sequence ATGCCAAAGTTCTTTGCGACAATGGATAAAATCAAGATGGCGTATGACTGGACCGACAAGGTGGTATTGATAATTTGCAAAGTCTTGCTCGTTGTCGATATCCTGATCACCAGTTATGCAGTAGCCGGGCGTATGCTCAATAAATATATACCGTTCCTGAAGGATCCTTCTTGGACGGAAGAGGTGGTCCTGACCTGCATGGCCTATATGGCCGTTCTCTCGGCGGCCCTTGCCATTCGCAGGGGTACCCATATCAGGATGAAGGCTTTTGACAAATATCTCCCTAAACGTATGATTAAATTCCTCGATATCCTCTCGGATATTGCGGTTTTTAGCCTTGGGATGGTAATGCTTTACGTGGGATGGCGATATGCCACTACAATCGGGAGTAGGGGCTTTTATGTCTCCATTCCTTGGCTGAGCCGTTTCTGGATGTACTTCCCGGTCCCTCTTGCCGGGCTTGCCATGATCATCTTTGAGATCGAGGCTATGTATAACCATCTTAAGTCCTTCTATGTGAAGGAAGAGGAGGAAGCCTAA
- a CDS encoding TRAP transporter substrate-binding protein yields MKRVLIVLLALLLSSTLLFAAGEKEAAEAGVEKNVKLVYAEVNPLDSIVGKTGVYFKEQVAKLSGGTVTIDIQASGVLGSENDVLDSILGGGTSIDMSRISAFALTSYGAEKSKLLSIPFTFENRAHFWAFANSDLAPEFLNEPQEIGLPIRGVFYGEEGFRHFFAAKHIGSMKDLAGMKLRVSNDPVMTGMVKGLGASPTVVSFGELYSALQTGVVDGAEQPIANYKANAFQEVAPNLILNGHTLGAIQVVITDTAWNKLSERQREAIMEAGKLAQAYNAEISENAENEVLAGLKAEGVNVVEVADKSPWANATKAVIEENTKSQAALYQKIKDMK; encoded by the coding sequence ATGAAACGAGTATTGATTGTTCTTTTGGCACTGTTGCTCAGTTCTACCCTGCTCTTTGCTGCTGGTGAAAAAGAAGCAGCTGAAGCAGGTGTTGAAAAAAATGTAAAGCTTGTCTATGCGGAGGTTAACCCGCTTGATTCCATCGTTGGAAAGACTGGCGTCTATTTCAAGGAGCAGGTAGCAAAGCTTTCCGGCGGAACAGTTACCATTGATATCCAGGCTTCTGGCGTTCTTGGTTCTGAGAATGATGTTCTTGACTCCATCCTCGGTGGAGGCACATCAATTGACATGTCCAGAATTTCCGCTTTTGCACTTACCAGTTATGGTGCTGAGAAGTCAAAACTTCTCTCCATTCCGTTCACCTTTGAGAATAGAGCACACTTTTGGGCATTTGCCAATTCTGATCTTGCTCCCGAGTTCCTGAATGAGCCCCAGGAAATTGGTCTACCAATTCGTGGTGTGTTCTATGGTGAGGAAGGATTCAGACACTTCTTTGCTGCAAAGCACATTGGTAGCATGAAGGATCTTGCAGGCATGAAGCTTCGCGTATCTAATGACCCGGTTATGACCGGCATGGTAAAAGGCCTTGGAGCTTCCCCGACCGTTGTTTCCTTCGGCGAGTTGTACTCTGCTCTTCAGACCGGTGTTGTCGACGGCGCTGAACAGCCGATTGCCAACTACAAGGCCAATGCCTTCCAAGAAGTTGCTCCAAATCTGATTCTCAATGGGCACACCCTCGGCGCTATTCAGGTAGTTATTACCGATACCGCTTGGAATAAGTTGTCTGAGAGGCAGAGAGAAGCCATCATGGAAGCTGGCAAGCTTGCACAGGCGTACAATGCTGAGATCAGCGAGAATGCAGAGAACGAAGTTCTTGCAGGGCTCAAGGCTGAAGGTGTGAATGTGGTTGAAGTTGCTGACAAGAGTCCATGGGCAAATGCTACCAAGGCGGTAATCGAAGAGAATACCAAGAGCCAGGCAGCGTTGTATCAGAAAATCAAGGATATGAAATAA
- a CDS encoding MATE family efflux transporter, whose amino-acid sequence MRTTTLEKENPLGTEPIFKLLVRFSVPAIVGMMVNALYNIVDRIYIGNSPSLGADGIAGITIVFPIMIILMAMGVLFGIGGATLFSIRLGQKEKEQAQEVMGNAFFLLIASGLTFLVFGQLFLTDILILFGASDQVLPYATSYMRIIFFGALFQVTNMGMNNFIRADGNPKIAMLSMFLGAGTNIVLDPIFIYALDWGMAGAAIATVISQMVSFTWVLSYFLGKRSRVKLKMSTIRIKRHNTLLIISLGLPGFVLQITNSLLNIILNKTLLQYGGDLGISAMGIVNSLHTLLIMPVIGIKQGVQPLISFNFGAKKYDRVKEATKLGIISSTAVIMVGYLATRFFPTTMVAMFNRDPALLELGTFALTRWFLLTPLVGFQIIAGNFFQAIGKSRVALLLTLSRQGFFLIPSILLFSHFFGLQGILYSAPVSDLLSSLLTAIFFIPGIRGLEKNARSI is encoded by the coding sequence ATGAGAACCACCACTCTCGAAAAAGAGAACCCTCTCGGCACAGAACCAATTTTTAAGCTGTTGGTCCGCTTCAGTGTCCCCGCCATCGTAGGGATGATGGTCAATGCACTTTATAATATTGTTGATAGGATCTACATAGGGAACAGCCCATCCCTCGGAGCTGATGGTATAGCAGGAATCACCATCGTATTCCCCATCATGATTATCCTGATGGCGATGGGAGTACTGTTCGGGATTGGAGGAGCAACACTCTTTTCCATTCGCCTAGGACAAAAAGAGAAAGAGCAAGCACAGGAAGTGATGGGGAACGCTTTCTTCCTACTTATTGCCAGTGGACTCACCTTTTTGGTATTCGGCCAGCTCTTCCTTACCGATATTCTTATTCTTTTTGGAGCAAGTGACCAGGTACTTCCTTATGCTACCAGCTACATGCGCATCATCTTCTTCGGAGCATTGTTTCAGGTAACCAATATGGGAATGAACAACTTCATTCGAGCTGATGGAAACCCAAAGATTGCCATGCTCTCCATGTTCCTTGGTGCCGGTACCAATATTGTACTCGATCCCATATTCATCTATGCCTTGGATTGGGGAATGGCAGGGGCTGCCATAGCCACGGTCATTAGCCAGATGGTTTCCTTTACCTGGGTACTCTCCTATTTTTTGGGAAAGCGAAGCAGGGTGAAGCTAAAAATGAGTACCATCCGCATCAAACGGCACAACACGCTCTTGATCATAAGCCTCGGATTGCCTGGTTTTGTACTCCAGATAACCAACAGTCTCCTGAACATCATCCTCAATAAAACCCTGTTGCAATATGGAGGGGACCTTGGCATTTCAGCCATGGGAATCGTCAACAGCCTGCACACCCTGCTTATTATGCCGGTTATCGGCATCAAGCAAGGAGTACAGCCTTTGATCAGCTTCAATTTCGGGGCAAAGAAGTATGACCGGGTTAAAGAAGCAACCAAGCTTGGTATTATCAGCTCCACCGCTGTGATCATGGTAGGATACCTAGCCACCCGCTTCTTCCCAACCACCATGGTGGCAATGTTCAACCGTGACCCTGCTCTCCTTGAGCTTGGTACGTTTGCTTTGACACGTTGGTTCCTGCTTACCCCACTGGTAGGATTTCAGATTATTGCAGGAAACTTTTTCCAGGCTATCGGGAAGAGCAGAGTTGCACTCCTGCTCACACTCTCAAGACAGGGGTTCTTCCTCATTCCTTCCATCCTGCTCTTCTCACACTTCTTTGGATTGCAGGGAATACTCTATTCAGCACCGGTTTCCGATCTGCTCTCTTCCCTGCTTACTGCCATCTTCTTCATCCCCGGCATCCGGGGACTTGAGAAGAATGCACGCTCTATTTAG
- a CDS encoding TRAP transporter large permease has protein sequence MDANSIAIMILLGSFFLMIFLRFPIAYAVGLSSVFTMLYQGSNLNDISRLMVKGISSFSLMAVPFFITMGVLMGSGGISQKLIALANACVGWMRGGLAQVNIVASYFFGGISGSAAADTASLGSILIPMMVDEGYDADFSTAVTVTSSCEGLLVPPSHNMVIYATTAGGISVGSLFLAGYLPGALLAITLMIGSYIFSVKRGYPKGEKFRFKNFIIQLGKSIWALAAVVIVVVGVVAGVFTATESAAIAVIYSLIVSVFIYKGLNWKGVWKVLDDCVGTLAIVLILIATSSVFGYILTTLNVPRLAAEAITSLTNNRILIILLLNAILLVLGAIMDMAPIILIATPILLPIATGVAGLDPIQFGIMVVLNCGIGLLTPPVGAVLFIGSAVGKVSMEKVVKATLPFYLCMVIALLLVSFIPEISLILPKIFAGYTPTNM, from the coding sequence ATGGACGCAAATAGTATTGCAATTATGATTCTCCTGGGAAGCTTCTTTCTTATGATCTTCCTTCGTTTTCCTATTGCATATGCAGTTGGACTTTCTTCTGTTTTCACCATGCTCTACCAAGGCTCCAATCTTAATGATATCAGCCGTCTTATGGTTAAAGGCATCAGTTCATTCTCACTGATGGCAGTTCCCTTTTTTATCACGATGGGAGTGTTGATGGGCTCAGGGGGTATTTCCCAAAAGCTCATTGCCCTTGCCAATGCCTGTGTAGGTTGGATGAGGGGAGGCTTGGCGCAGGTTAACATCGTAGCATCCTACTTTTTTGGAGGAATCTCCGGGTCAGCCGCTGCAGATACTGCATCCCTTGGTTCCATCCTGATTCCCATGATGGTCGACGAAGGCTATGATGCTGACTTCTCCACCGCTGTAACAGTTACCAGTTCCTGTGAAGGGCTTCTTGTTCCTCCCAGTCATAACATGGTCATCTATGCCACTACTGCAGGTGGTATCTCTGTTGGAAGTCTTTTCCTTGCCGGATATCTTCCCGGTGCCCTGCTTGCCATTACCTTGATGATTGGCTCCTATATTTTCTCCGTGAAGCGTGGTTATCCAAAGGGCGAGAAGTTCAGATTCAAGAACTTCATCATACAGCTTGGGAAATCCATTTGGGCCTTGGCAGCGGTTGTCATTGTTGTCGTTGGCGTTGTTGCAGGTGTTTTCACTGCTACAGAATCTGCTGCCATAGCGGTAATCTACTCCTTGATTGTCTCGGTCTTTATCTATAAAGGCTTGAATTGGAAGGGTGTTTGGAAGGTTCTCGACGATTGTGTAGGTACCCTAGCTATCGTGCTTATCCTTATTGCTACATCATCTGTCTTTGGCTACATCCTTACTACACTCAATGTTCCGCGTCTTGCAGCTGAGGCGATTACCAGCCTTACCAATAACAGGATTCTCATTATCCTGCTGTTGAATGCAATTCTCTTGGTCCTTGGCGCGATCATGGATATGGCACCGATTATTCTCATTGCAACACCGATTCTGCTTCCTATCGCTACCGGAGTTGCAGGACTTGATCCTATCCAGTTCGGAATCATGGTGGTACTCAACTGTGGTATTGGCCTCTTGACCCCACCGGTTGGAGCTGTCCTGTTCATAGGATCAGCCGTTGGTAAGGTCTCCATGGAGAAGGTGGTAAAAGCGACGCTTCCATTCTATCTCTGTATGGTTATTGCACTGCTACTGGTGTCGTTCATTCCTGAGATCAGTCTCATCCTACCGAAGATTTTTGCAGGGTATACCCCGACAAATATGTAG
- a CDS encoding YcxB family protein, with the protein MTIAVHLNESNFRNFLIFNIIKRLKLYKSPLIFASIMSVSAMISFLMHHVEGAVMLGSVLLLVGLGVPVVYFVNFFTSLKKQVKLQKLNPPRLVYTIQFSEASDFIEISNDKEQVRYQWKDVYHAYCEKDAIYLFITKDRAFLLPLSLLENHEKVWSIIEGKLGSERYTRKK; encoded by the coding sequence ATGACGATAGCAGTACACTTGAATGAATCCAACTTCAGGAATTTCCTCATATTCAACATAATCAAGCGCTTGAAACTGTACAAGAGCCCACTAATCTTTGCCTCAATCATGTCAGTCTCAGCTATGATTAGCTTCTTAATGCACCATGTAGAAGGAGCGGTAATGCTTGGGTCTGTCCTACTCTTGGTAGGGCTTGGGGTACCGGTTGTCTACTTTGTTAACTTTTTCACATCCCTGAAAAAACAGGTAAAGCTTCAGAAGTTGAACCCGCCCCGATTAGTATACACCATCCAGTTTTCAGAAGCTTCCGATTTCATTGAAATCTCCAATGACAAGGAGCAAGTACGCTACCAATGGAAGGATGTTTATCACGCATATTGCGAAAAGGATGCCATCTATCTCTTCATCACGAAGGACAGGGCTTTCCTGCTTCCCCTGTCATTACTTGAAAACCATGAAAAAGTTTGGAGCATCATTGAGGGAAAACTCGGCAGCGAGCGATATACCAGAAAGAAGTAA
- a CDS encoding TRAP transporter substrate-binding protein — MKRIVFMAFLLAFVFISCKKEETRYPELVLRYADNQSDGYPTVEAAKYFAELVKERTDGKIEIRVFPDSVLGSENSVMEQMGYGGIDMSRFSVGTLTRYFPKLWTLQLPYLYTDNDHMWRVLDGEIGDMYLKEVSGKGLIALAWYDAGARSFYTRAPVASIEDLHSMVIRVMENDMMSRTIELLGAEAVQIPYADVYSALQKMRIDGAENNLPSYIFTGHYQAAPYFYQDEHFRLPEVVMMSVYAEQKIAALDPLFVEVVRTCAVESGLYERILWQQEEARAYEKAIASGVVVTKLSEDALLYLRQIMEPLYQELNENEQDIVRRIEDI, encoded by the coding sequence ATGAAGAGAATCGTGTTCATGGCTTTCCTCCTTGCCTTCGTCTTCATTTCTTGCAAGAAGGAGGAAACTAGGTATCCTGAGTTGGTGCTTCGTTATGCCGATAACCAGAGTGATGGCTACCCAACTGTGGAGGCTGCGAAGTATTTTGCAGAACTTGTAAAGGAAAGGACTGATGGGAAGATTGAGATCAGGGTATTTCCTGACAGTGTGCTAGGTTCAGAGAACAGCGTCATGGAGCAGATGGGTTATGGTGGTATCGACATGTCACGATTCTCTGTTGGGACACTCACCCGATATTTCCCTAAGCTATGGACTTTGCAATTGCCCTACCTCTATACCGATAATGACCACATGTGGAGAGTTCTGGATGGTGAGATTGGGGATATGTACCTAAAAGAGGTGTCTGGGAAAGGGCTTATTGCCTTAGCTTGGTATGATGCCGGGGCGAGGAGTTTTTATACCCGTGCTCCCGTCGCTAGCATCGAGGATCTCCATAGTATGGTTATTCGAGTAATGGAGAATGATATGATGAGTCGTACCATTGAGCTTCTTGGTGCCGAAGCAGTGCAGATACCATATGCGGATGTCTATTCTGCGTTACAAAAAATGCGGATTGATGGGGCAGAGAACAACTTGCCAAGCTATATATTTACTGGTCACTACCAGGCAGCTCCGTATTTTTACCAGGACGAGCATTTTCGCTTGCCGGAAGTGGTAATGATGAGTGTTTATGCTGAGCAGAAAATTGCGGCATTAGACCCTTTGTTTGTTGAGGTTGTCAGGACATGTGCTGTGGAAAGCGGATTATATGAACGAATACTCTGGCAACAAGAAGAAGCACGTGCTTACGAGAAGGCAATAGCCTCTGGAGTAGTGGTCACCAAACTCAGCGAGGATGCGTTGCTCTACTTAAGGCAGATAATGGAACCGCTCTACCAAGAACTGAATGAAAACGAACAGGATATTGTGCGGAGGATTGAAGATATCTAG
- the accA gene encoding acetyl-CoA carboxylase carboxyl transferase subunit alpha: MADKKKPVLQETVEHIESILSKSQECETKSSWDCVLLSRQSGRTGAKAFINMICDQFMELHGDRSYGDDPAMIGGIGMVGGRAVTFIGNRKGANFRENVSCNYGMSNPEGYRKALRLAKQAEKFNRPVVCFIDTPGAYPGLGSEERGIGEAIAQNLKVFSTLKTPVLCFIIGEGGSGGALGIGIGDKLYMLENAVYSVITPEGFASILLRDPSKAKEAAEAMKMTSRHLKEFGVIHDIIEEKSPEETAQLIKETIIRDLDNLCSKPPEHLVRYRLKKIRGIGEVSGGKEWWQPLLEVFTKTKSFR; this comes from the coding sequence ATGGCAGACAAGAAGAAACCCGTACTGCAAGAGACCGTAGAACATATTGAATCCATCCTTAGCAAAAGCCAGGAGTGCGAAACTAAATCGTCCTGGGACTGTGTGCTTCTCTCCCGCCAGAGTGGAAGAACCGGAGCAAAGGCCTTCATCAACATGATCTGTGACCAGTTCATGGAGCTGCACGGGGACCGTAGCTATGGTGATGATCCTGCCATGATCGGTGGTATCGGAATGGTAGGAGGCAGGGCAGTTACTTTCATTGGAAACCGTAAGGGTGCAAATTTCAGGGAGAATGTCTCTTGTAACTATGGCATGAGCAACCCGGAGGGATATCGGAAGGCGTTGCGTCTTGCCAAGCAAGCAGAGAAATTCAATCGCCCTGTAGTCTGTTTCATCGACACTCCTGGAGCATATCCTGGACTTGGGAGTGAGGAGCGGGGAATCGGGGAGGCAATCGCCCAGAACTTGAAGGTGTTCTCAACACTCAAGACTCCAGTGCTTTGTTTTATCATCGGAGAAGGTGGTAGTGGAGGAGCCTTGGGTATCGGCATCGGAGACAAGCTTTACATGCTGGAGAATGCAGTCTATTCAGTCATTACCCCTGAAGGATTCGCTTCCATCCTGCTGCGTGATCCATCGAAAGCCAAGGAGGCGGCTGAGGCCATGAAGATGACCAGCCGGCATCTGAAGGAGTTCGGGGTCATTCATGACATCATTGAGGAAAAGAGTCCAGAGGAGACAGCTCAGTTGATCAAGGAAACCATTATTCGCGACCTTGACAACCTCTGCAGCAAGCCACCTGAGCACTTGGTACGATACCGGTTGAAAAAGATTCGTGGTATCGGGGAAGTGAGTGGAGGAAAGGAGTGGTGGCAACCACTTCTTGAGGTTTTCACCAAGACAAAGAGCTTCCGCTAA
- a CDS encoding histidine kinase, producing METSNKKGLHLNLFHRIFLYLIVFVLCIFLQLAISAYQESSIMDPMQKSAGNVQTISLVLNAFGQTRELLSSYRWDFGDIAALVSGLRRESQIVEDNLEKIDSDISSIGVDQYLLFSAVYTTYSSYNHYLMLLEDLLIRNHVAKASELYYTDLEPSINHLYRYMQQLMEQSIMDNQSTYDRLMTLNERLDVVYSLTVLVMLLFGVVTFREVIRMLSIVQEMANASKAITAGDFDRPEFREHRKDELGDMTRAFNEMKMAMRNQVTLLQANNEMEKEIYRKDTEALAMQTLLEREKLQLLRSQVNPHFLFNTINVIKYTAQEEHAKKTDALLSSLARLFRYALADNEVLVPLSREIQIVDEYYSLYKARFAEKISLFWSISPALVLTETLVPSFFLQPLVENSFKHGLGPKEGQGSVWISLGVKEDMLIVRVEDDGIGMDTEQLQVLQTRLLDHPVTGEHIGLYTVAARFKLIDERCRFEVSSDREKGTEIRIEMPLILKDEEELDD from the coding sequence ATGGAAACAAGCAATAAAAAAGGGCTTCATCTTAATCTCTTTCACCGGATTTTTCTGTATCTCATCGTATTCGTGTTATGTATCTTCTTGCAGTTGGCTATTTCTGCCTACCAGGAAAGTTCCATTATGGATCCAATGCAAAAAAGTGCAGGGAATGTACAGACAATCAGCTTGGTACTCAATGCTTTTGGGCAGACTCGGGAGTTGCTTTCCTCCTATCGTTGGGATTTTGGGGATATCGCCGCATTGGTTTCTGGTCTGAGAAGGGAATCGCAGATAGTTGAGGATAACCTGGAGAAGATCGATTCCGATATATCTTCGATTGGAGTAGATCAATATCTTCTTTTTAGTGCTGTATATACTACATACAGTTCATATAACCACTACCTCATGCTTCTGGAGGATCTGCTGATCAGAAACCATGTAGCAAAGGCATCTGAGCTGTATTACACCGATCTTGAGCCGAGCATAAACCACCTGTATCGGTATATGCAACAATTGATGGAACAGTCCATCATGGACAACCAGTCTACCTATGATCGCCTGATGACGCTCAATGAGCGGCTTGATGTCGTATATAGCTTGACGGTCCTGGTTATGCTTCTCTTTGGGGTTGTTACGTTCAGGGAAGTGATACGTATGCTCTCTATTGTGCAGGAGATGGCCAATGCTTCCAAGGCAATCACAGCAGGTGATTTTGATAGGCCTGAGTTTAGGGAACACAGAAAGGATGAGTTAGGGGATATGACCCGAGCTTTCAATGAGATGAAAATGGCGATGCGGAATCAGGTCACCTTATTGCAGGCAAACAATGAAATGGAAAAAGAGATTTATCGTAAAGATACTGAGGCCTTGGCCATGCAGACACTGCTGGAGCGCGAAAAGTTGCAACTGCTCCGGAGCCAGGTGAACCCTCATTTCCTGTTCAATACCATCAACGTGATAAAATATACGGCACAGGAGGAGCATGCAAAGAAGACAGACGCGTTACTTTCTTCCCTCGCTCGTCTTTTCCGCTATGCATTAGCCGATAATGAGGTGTTGGTCCCTCTCTCAAGGGAGATACAGATTGTGGATGAGTATTACAGTCTCTACAAGGCTCGCTTTGCGGAAAAGATCTCGCTTTTCTGGAGTATTTCTCCTGCCTTGGTGCTTACAGAGACGCTGGTGCCTTCCTTTTTTCTCCAGCCATTGGTAGAGAATTCCTTCAAACATGGACTTGGTCCTAAAGAAGGTCAAGGAAGTGTCTGGATATCCTTGGGAGTAAAGGAGGATATGCTGATAGTAAGAGTTGAGGATGATGGTATTGGGATGGATACAGAGCAATTGCAAGTACTCCAAACGCGGTTGTTGGACCATCCTGTTACTGGGGAACATATTGGACTTTATACGGTTGCTGCCCGATTCAAACTGATTGATGAGCGGTGCCGCTTTGAGGTGTCTTCTGACAGAGAGAAGGGTACTGAGATCCGTATCGAGATGCCGCTGATCCTGAAGGACGAGGAGGAATTGGATGATTAA
- a CDS encoding MarR family transcriptional regulator, protein MNTSLGRLVAILHRNNQMYLNAQLKKYDITSAEVGVLMSLFRKEDRTQEELSQWLHIDKAATTRTVHTLEEKGILIRKQDDHDRRCNRIFLTEKGKALQPKVAPVVRAWSEHISKIAGEETYTRLCNDLESIFTALKEEPAQ, encoded by the coding sequence ATGAACACCAGTCTTGGGCGCCTCGTCGCCATCCTTCACAGAAACAACCAGATGTATCTTAACGCTCAACTAAAGAAATATGACATCACCAGCGCTGAGGTGGGAGTCCTCATGAGTCTCTTCCGTAAAGAAGACAGGACACAGGAGGAACTCTCCCAATGGTTACATATCGACAAGGCAGCAACCACACGTACTGTGCACACCCTTGAGGAGAAGGGAATCCTCATTCGTAAGCAAGATGATCATGATCGCCGATGCAACCGTATCTTTCTCACAGAAAAAGGGAAGGCACTTCAACCCAAGGTAGCTCCCGTGGTTCGCGCATGGAGTGAACATATCAGCAAGATTGCAGGGGAGGAGACCTACACCCGGCTCTGTAATGACCTGGAATCCATCTTCACTGCATTGAAAGAGGAGCCGGCTCAATGA